Proteins encoded within one genomic window of Stigmatopora argus isolate UIUO_Sarg chromosome 21, RoL_Sarg_1.0, whole genome shotgun sequence:
- the LOC144066668 gene encoding uncharacterized protein LOC144066668 isoform X1 codes for MASFFELYFDTKWSDGLTCQVCLSRYKIFAEFKRHIYSKEHQKEMDQVFLTERDSTTGRLPRIIIIERDIKLSMQQPLLGLQLLTVCFSRALSKVLYLCHVCREKVLDEQIVEHLDSGDHRNNYRSSHPRTEPFPSEWTPKRKMWEHSDVGETVPLQMLNLPHRLLDTYQHLSYSQVMESLDVYHKLPKLLGDAVPKKIKLEKSQEEPQEKCPPPPDASEKSYKVHCQNCNMDLDTLEQYFLHVQYDKHKTRTKRIARPSHQKSSSHPQDLQGNGEEEAQALRHPSASQRRGGPPLAPCVVGRTLVQDVFRQLDERPLRHVPGASLMVLCYSSEAKCQAVVTCFVCHDAFPKWFLWKHLGSHKHLLQTLMHLNPWRLPFGWKKVPARKFLQSMVTLEEKERGWSRVALKVMDLPYSVMSGIDPPSYEKVMDLLESHHVVLKRNSKNLLWMISYCLNVPPCQTYSRRQENQTYPLLGRNFLVSHACLLSSREPECESLLCLMCGRRLSTHEGYAHVFSWEHVFTFLERFHPGSWTPQTDARALLQLATKAAGIHTVSHIQKIKLDRPIKEPCNYDRVKLILGSAKKRGGKGFTIPLILRQAPLVAQKSATPEKGRPSELKDAPLKNGNAGLAAAAKETEGGMGKRKSGHVPVAVKEEGAQKMASVDAGEEERRPKSSGDDTPCQETLAVNGQSPEQKRTTATLKEEEVSIQVDQNAPRCSLVRSTSVHGSHSAGGTASATARSADRRAGRVTTAPADVPVAQMSPGAPVLARPPAPPPPASTSQRASKSSRVTTSGTKPRTTSCESTAPPCSDRGLPETTKCTAPSAKTTPTAKSSDATTLSGGSAAAAAARTALPSRGNTVSPAPSTLPVGHGAPTTQTTVLPVTGHWNSSSPRPMALVCGAATFRRPSDAVTAANSGPGASVGVSAEAAAPAPARQKLDASARREKVGVERRRPSARHATAKPSNGKMKRRTLSKIGLSFIVAVKSDDRKQSYCTLCGIRLERSSHPTESIHLYNYMKRRFPELNEERLAAVQVEDFIFSMTKVEKHVGLRNFQTIRVSADEYNELSDLPEAQALQKLKTHFMVSSQTSMTSRPVWPPSSPADASETEARDGARSTAESPPGGSPDPGRRKIDDWDLFPEEKRAFSVTPLDSKPQTNEGEEAEMNVQTLDELRVGATEEKVAGPGEPRPWPSPSSGPQQAVGATDSEDVEDPGAPAKGGLSPLEPTGADVRGEFSPRSPGPEGSEGPEGPEGPEGPPASNANALHPLARCPNQSDSSLPHVAMDEEGLNASQVPVLWAGTRSNLSSFLWVRYHSKKPVIGLSSVYECRGTLKDSFYLCESCGQKFTLPQICPHVVSDEHRLKYMLGAYPHLLDSFWYDKELVQEMKVDILNDLMDKVAAQEASKNIDAKVVFLYQDWYQAVWKASFAEALDVLRRYTRRLAGASRQTANPTVERRQDGSADPCFPASPAPMTTTTTTPPPFRVKEERCEPPEKLTAAVAPFPIKTEPVSWEWPLHETPAPVRPEPSPLPATPESERANANPAGPERERTLCQRIGSEGKPHPTPSESRRGQSAAPSFEERRPGSTTSPSEDLYKRDCPDRKERPSVQMTWAERRGPERALLEEASTPKISRIKDEAALSGVGPPDAGKVPSARNVKTESVLSPSSVAGVAAPKPSTPLKDRLDPSRWKPFASPAPETEMAAAFRVKAGSVPSEPHAPASAVARLAETEASVAVKEEPAGRQRMPAGVRVVERALAAAPTISLDDGPHPKKRAAVERLDAPVGICAKEAPTGAFLPVKRRRLSSERTSPPTTLLPGHLAHGDASVTEKRNPALKKGPPEASSGSASAKSVNATRTGRWDSKTRKKSLPAEGAPPRESSSVASDESTAATVPRDGPDLHETGAEPSVAQSSSPKQMEVLQSTPTGYNRVSVKDPGATAECRRHADAAESVEDVTAQCHLDGDHRPTRAQPSNSGTHVCCERAPDGDNGAPAGNQKGDEVCALQLYFPQPAGHLTVPFSGGYPHVMGWVNQPFPQPLPQPLPPQQQYYYAFPWIQNAVTVSNNSTYLYNVPLPATLYPTAVPGGGGGGGGGVSDAGASGGGQVNDSVSQPSNPFVLAQYSQKN; via the exons ATGGCCTCGTTTTTTGAGCTGTACTTTGACACCAAGTGGAGCGACGGTTTAACATGTCAG GTGTGCCTCAGCCGATATAAAATATTTGCAGAGTTTAAGCGCCACATATACTCAAAAGAGCATCAAAAG GAAATGGATCAGGTTTTTCTCACAG AAAGGGATTCCACTACTG GCAGGCTTCCTCGCATCATCATTATTGAGCGAGACATCAAACTGAGCATGCAACAGCCCCTTCTAG GTTTGCAACTGCTGACGGTGTGTTTCAGCAGAGCGCTCTCCAAAGTTTTGTACCTCTGCCACGTCTGCCGGGAAAAGGTGCTTGACGAGCAAATAGTGGAGCACCTGGACTCCGGTGACCACCGAAACAACTACCGCTCT AGCCATCCGCGTACGGAGCCGTTTCCCTCTGAGTGGACGCCCAAGCGAAAAATGTGGGAGCATTCCGACGTCGGCGAGACGGTCCCGCTTCAG atgttaAATTTGCCTCACCGGCTCCTCGACACGTACCAACACTTGAGCTACTCCCAAG TGATGGAGTCGCTGGACGTGTACCATAAGCTCCCCAAACTGCTTGGAG ATGCTGTGCCAAAGAAAATCAAATTGGAAAAGAGCCAAGAAGAGCCTCAAGAAAAGTGTCCCCCTCCTCCGG ATGCTTCCGAGAAGTCGTACAAAGTCCATTGTCAG AACTGCAATATGGATTTGGACACATTGGAGCAGTATTTCCTGCATGTGCAATATGACAAACATAAGACG AGGACAAAGCGCATCGCCAGACCAAGTCACCAGAAGTCGTCGTCTCATCCGCAAGACTTGCAAGGCAACGGCGAGGAGGAGGCCCAAGCTCTTCGGCACCCGAGCGCCAGCCAAAGACGAGGTGGCCCACCACTCGCGCCATGCGTCGTCGGTCGGACGCTGGTTCAGGACGTATTCCGTCAACTGGACGAGCGGCCCCTGCGGCACGTGCCAG GCGCCTCCTTGATGGTCTTGTGCTACAGTTCGGAGGCCAAGTGCCAGGCCGTCGTCACTTGTTTCGTCTGCCACGACGCCTTTCCCAAGTGGTTCCTCTGGAAACATTTGGGATCACACAAGCACCTGCTACAGACGctg ATGCATCTGAATCCCTGGCGATTGCCATTCGGTTGGAAGAAAGTTCCCGCAAGGAAATTTTTGCAGTCCATGGTCACTCTggaggagaaagagagaggctgGAGTCGGGTTGCTCTTAAG GTGATGGATTTGCCCTACTCGGTGATGAGCGGCATCGACCCGCCCAGTTACGAGAAAG TGATGGACCTACTCGAGAGTCACCACGTTGTTTTAAAGCGGAACAGTAAGAACTTGTTGTGGATGATTTCCTATTGTTTGAATG taCCGCCGTGCCAAACCTACAGCCGCCGACAGGAAAACCAGACGTATCCCCTTCTGG GGCGCAATTTCCTGGTGTCGCACGCGTGCCTTCTGTCGTCCCGCGAGCCCGAGTGCGAGTCGTTGCTGTGTCTGATGTGCGGGAGGCGTTTGTCCACCCATGAGGGCTACGCTCACGTCTTCAGTTGGGAGCACGTCTTCACCTTTCTC GAGCGCTTCCACCCGGGCTCCTGGACTCCCCAGACCGACGCCAGAGCGTTACTGCAGCTGGCGACAAAGGCCGCCGGGATTCACACCGTGTCGCATATACAG AAAATTAAGTTGGATCGGCCCATCAAGGAACCTTGCAATTACGACAGAG TGAAGCTGATCCTGGGTTCGGCAAAGAAGAGGGGCGGCAAGGGCTTCACCATACCCCTCATCCTGCGCCAAGCGCCGCTGG TTGCCCAAAAATCCGCCACCCCGGAAAAGGGTCGGCCAAGCGAGTTGAAGGACGCCCCTTTGAAAAATGGCAACGCCGGTCTCGCCGCCGCGGCCAAAGAGACGGAAGGTGGGATGGGAAAACGGAAGAGTGGCCATGTTCCGGTCGCAGTAAAGGAAGAAGGGGCGCAAAAGATGGCAAGTGTTGACGCCGGGGAGGAAGAGAGGCGCCCAAAAAGCTCCGGAGACGACACCCCGTGCCAGGAAACTTTGGCAGTAAATGGCCAGAGCCCTGAACAAAAGAGGACCACGGCCACCTTGAAAGAGGAGGAGGTCAGCATCCAAGTGGACCAAAATGCCCCTAGATGTAGCCTCGTCCGCTCAACGAGCGTCCACGGAAGCCACTCGGCCGGAGGTACGGCGAGCGCCACCGCTCGCTCCGCCGACCGCCGTGCCGGCAGAGTTACGACGGCCCCCGCGGATGTCCCGGTGGCCCAAATGAGTCCCGGCGCTCCCGTTCTCGCCCGTCCGCcggcgccgccaccgccggcgTCTACGAGCCAGCGTGCGAGTAAATCCAGCAGAGTGACCACGTCGGGGACCAAGCCCCGTACGACCAGCTGCGAGTCCACGGCGCCGCCTTGTTCCGACCGTGGCCTTCCGGAAACGACCAAATGTACGGCGCCCTCTGCCAAGACCACGCCGACCGCAAAATCATCTGACGCGACAACGTTGTCCGGCGgaagcgccgccgccgccgccgctcggaCCGCTCTACCCTCGAGGGGTAATACAGTTAGTCCCGCCCCGTCCACGTTACCAGTCGGCCACGGTGCCCCCACCACCCAAACTACGGTGCTTCCTGTCACGGGGCATTGGAATAGCTCCTCGCCGCGGCCGATGGCACTCGTTTGCGGAGCGGCGACCTTCCGCCGTCCTTCAGACGCGGTCACTGCGGCAAACTCTGGCCCCGGAGCCTCCGTGGGCGTTTCGGCCgaggcggcggcgccggcgccggcACGGCAAAAATTGGACGCTTCCGCCAGACGGGAGAAAGTGGGCGTAGAACGTCGCCGTCCTTCCGCCAGACACGCCACGGCCAAGCCGTCCAACGGCAAAATGAAGCGGCGAACGCTTTCTAAAattg gtctAAGCTTTATAGTGGCCGTCAAGAGTGATGACAGAAAGCAGTCCTACTGCACCCTCTGCGGCATCCGATTGGAACGTTCCAGTCACCCCACGGAAAGCATTCATCTCTACAACTAtatg AAACGGAGGTTTCCAGAGTTGAACGAAGAGCGCTTGGCGGCCGTCCAGGTGGAAGACTTTATATTCAGCATGACCAAGGTGGAGAAGCATGTGGGACTTCGAAACTTCCAG ACCATAAGAGTGAGCGCCGACGAGTACAACGAGCTGTCTGATCTCCCCGAGGCCCAAG ctttacaGAAACTGAAGACTCATTtcatggtttcctcccaaactTCGATGACTTCACGACCAGTTTGGCCCCCTTCAAGTCCGGCGGATG CGTCCGAGACGGAGGCTCGCGACGGCGCTCGCTCCACGGCCGAGAGCCCCCCCGGGGGGAGCCCCGACCCCGGGCGGCGGAAGATTGACGATTGGGATCTGTTTCCCGAAGAAAAAAGGGCGTTTTCCGTGACCCCCCTGGACTCAAAACCACAGACCAATGAGGGAGAGGAAGCTGAGATGAACGTGCAAACCTTAGATGAGCTGCGCGTTGGCGCCACGGAGGAGAAGGTGGCGGGCCCGGGTGAGCCCCGGCCCTGGCCATCGCCGTCATCGGGCCCGCAACAAGCCGTCGGCGCCACCGACTCCGAGGACGTGGAGGACCCGGGAGCTCCCGCTAAGGGGGGCCTCTCTCCTTTGGAACCGACGGGAGCGGACGTGCGTGGGGAATTCTCCCCTCGGTCGCCGGGACCGGAGGGATCGGAGGGACCGGAGGGACCGGAGGGACCGGAGGGACCTCCCGCGTCCAACGCAAACGCGCTCCATCCGCTTGCGAGATGCCCAAATCAAAGCGACTCTTCTCTGCCTCACGTGGCAATGGATGAAGAAGGATTAAACGCTTCCCAGGTGCCCGTTCTGTGGGCAG gAACTAGAAGTAACTTGAGTTCGTTCTTGTGGGTGAGGTACCACTCCAAGAAGCCCGTCATAG GTCTGTCGTCCGTGTACGAGTGCCGTGGGACACTGAAGGATTCCTTTTACTTGTGCGAGAGCTGCGGCCAAAAATTCACCCTCCCCCAAATTTGCCCGCACGTGGTGAGCGACGAGCATCGGCTCAAGTACATG CTAGGAGCGTATCCTCATCTCTTGGATTCCTTTTGGTACGACAAGGAATTGGTACAGGAGATGAAAGTGGATATCCTCAATGACCTGATGGATAAAGTGGCAGCGCAGGAGGCTTCCAAGAATATCGACGCCaag GTTGTATTCCTCTATCAAGATTGGTACCAGGCTGTGTGGAAGGCTTCATTTGCAGAAG CACTGGACGTGCTGCGGCGATACACCCGTCGGCTCGCCGGGGCATCCCGACAAACGG CAAACCCCACGGTCGAGCGGCGCCAAGATGGCTCGGCGGACCCTTGTTTTCCCGCCTCTCCCGCgccgatgacgacgacgacgacgacgccgcCTCCCTTCCGAGTGAAGGAAGAGCGATGCGAGCCTCCCGAAAAGCTGACCGCCGCGGTGGCTCCTTTTCCAATCAAGACCGAGCCCGTGTCCTGGGAGTGGCCGCTCCATGAAACGCCCGCTCCCGTGCGCCCGGAGCCGTCTCCTTTGCCGGCGACGCCGGAGTCCGAAAGGGCAAACGCCAATCCCGCGGGGCCGGAACGTGAAAGGACTCTCTGCCAGCGGATTGGCTCGGAAGGGAAGCCCCACCCGACGCCTTCGGAGTCCCGCCGCGGCCAAAGCGCCGCTCCCTCTTTTGAGGAACGGAGGCCCGGATCCACGACTTCGCCGTCCGAAGATTTATACAAAAGGGACTGTCCGGATCGTAAGGAGCGCCCCAGCGTCCAAATGACGTGGGCCGAGCGCCGAGGTCCCGAAAGGGCGCTTCTGGAAGAAGCTTCAACGCCAAAGATCAGCCGCATAAAAGACGAAGCGGCCCTCTCGGGCGTCGGACCTCCGGACGCGGGGAAAGTGCCGTCTGCTCGTAACGTCAAGACGGAAAGTGTGCTCTCTCCTTCAAGCGTGGCTGGCGTTGCGGCGCCTAAACCCAGTACCCCACTGAAAGACCGGCTCGATCCCTCCAGATGGAAGCCTTTTGCGAGTCCTGCCCCAGAGACCGAGATGGCGGCCGCTTTTCGGGTCAAAGCGGGAAGCGTTCCCTCGGAGCCGCACGCGCCCGCTTCCGCCGTGGCTCGGCTTGCGGAGACCGAAGCGAGCGTCGCCGTGAAAGAGGAGCCCGCCGGCCGCCAACGGATGCCCGCCGGTGTTCGCGTGGTGGAACGGGCACTCGCCGCGGCGCCAACAATTTCTCTAGACGATGGCCCTCACCCCAAGAAAAGAGCAGCCGTCGAGCGTCTGGACGCGCCCGTCGGGATTTGCGCCAAAGAGGCCCCGACGGGCGCATTTCTGCCGGTCAAACGCAGACGCCTGTCGTCGGAACGGACCTCCCCCCCGACCACGCTCCTCCCCGGGCACCTGGCCCACGGTGACGCCTCCGTGACGGAAAAGAGGAACCCCGCTTTGAAGAAAGGTCCCCCCGAGGCGTCTAGCGGCTCGGCGTCCGCCAAGTCCGTCAACGCGACGAGGACCGGCAGATGGGATTCAAAGACTCGTAAGAAAAGTCTGCCGGCCGAGGGCGCCCCGCCCCGAGAGTCGTCGTCTGTCGCGAGCGACGAGTCGACCGCCGCGACCGTTCCCCGTGACGGCCCGGATTTGCACGAGACCGGCGCCGAACCTTCAGTGGCCCAAAGCTCATCTCCCAAACAAATGGAAGTGCTTCAGAGCACGCCGACGGGATACAATCGCGTGTCGGTCAAGGACCCCGGAGCGACGGCGGAGTGTCGGCGCCATGCCGATGCAGCGGAAAGCGTCGAAGACGTCACGGCGCAGTGTCATTTAGACGGCGACCACCGTCCCACTCGAGCTCAGCCGTCCAATTCCGGCACTCACGTGTGTTGTGAGCGTGCGCCAGATGGGGATAACGGAGCGCCAGCCGGAAATCAAAAAGGAGACGAGGTTTGCGCACTGCAGCTTTACTTCCCGCAGCCGGCCGGCCATTTGACGGTGCCGTTTTCTGGTGGCTATCCACACGTGATGGGATGGGTCAACCAGCCGTTTCCGCAGCCGTTGCCGCAGCCGCTCCCACCGCAACAGCAGTACTACTACGCTTTTCCTTGGATTCAAAATGCCGTAACTGTGAGCAACAATTCCACGTACCTGTATAACGTTCCCCTCCCAGCGACGCTCTACCCCACGGCAGTTcctggcggcggtggcggtggcggtggcggtgtcAGTGATGCCGGCGCTAGCGGCGGGGGCCAAGTGAACGACAGCGTTTCTCAGCCAAGTAATCCATTTGTACTGGCTCAGTACTCACAAAAGAACTAA